The following are from one region of the Pseudodesulfovibrio piezophilus C1TLV30 genome:
- a CDS encoding TIGR01777 family oxidoreductase, with product MRAIVAGGTGFIGRALIDELRDNEWEIVVLSRTPGKVAEVFGAGVIGMRWDNRDWPDILDKDTVIVNLAGESIAGGRWTEARKKRILESRVHAGQRIVEAVRLADSLPGALIQASAVGYYGIRESSTVDERNGPGEGFLAEVARQWEQSTAVLEEMGVRRAVIRTGVVLGDGGALKQMLPAFKLFMGGPPGSGLQGVSWIHMADEVGAIRFLMENGETSGIFNLTAPNPVQFRKFARLLGETLGRPYSLNAPAFALRFLFGEMADEVLLSGQLALPSRLQEAGYAFRFPELEAALADLLV from the coding sequence ATGCGGGCAATAGTCGCCGGAGGAACCGGCTTCATCGGGCGGGCACTCATAGATGAATTGCGGGATAACGAGTGGGAAATAGTGGTCCTGTCTCGGACTCCCGGCAAGGTGGCGGAGGTGTTCGGGGCCGGTGTCATCGGTATGCGATGGGACAACAGGGACTGGCCGGATATCCTTGACAAGGATACCGTGATCGTCAATCTGGCCGGGGAAAGTATCGCGGGTGGCCGCTGGACCGAAGCCAGAAAGAAGCGGATTTTGGAGAGTCGTGTACACGCCGGGCAACGGATAGTGGAGGCTGTCAGACTTGCCGACTCGCTGCCGGGTGCTCTGATTCAAGCATCGGCTGTGGGATATTACGGAATACGGGAAAGCTCGACAGTGGATGAACGAAATGGTCCCGGCGAGGGATTTCTGGCTGAAGTCGCTCGGCAATGGGAACAGTCCACCGCTGTTCTGGAAGAGATGGGGGTGCGTCGGGCCGTGATTCGAACGGGTGTGGTCCTTGGAGACGGGGGTGCCCTCAAACAGATGCTACCCGCATTCAAATTGTTCATGGGCGGTCCTCCCGGCTCAGGTTTGCAAGGGGTTTCGTGGATCCACATGGCGGATGAAGTTGGTGCCATTCGTTTTCTGATGGAGAATGGAGAAACGAGCGGCATATTTAATCTGACGGCTCCCAATCCAGTGCAGTTCAGGAAATTCGCTCGACTTCTTGGCGAGACGCTGGGGCGCCCTTATTCTCTCAATGCTCCGGCTTTCGCCCTTCGGTTCTTGTTCGGTGAAATGGCCGACGAGGTCTTGCTTTCCGGGCAGCTTGCGTTGCCTTCACGGTTGCAGGAAGCGGGGTATGCCTTCCGCTTTCCGGAGCTGGAAGCTGCCCTGGCGGATCTGCTTGTGTAA
- a CDS encoding class I SAM-dependent methyltransferase has product MEWNPEKYEQWFDTPQGQFALEREVQLLQSVVAGWPRRGRKLLEIGCGTGLFLEMLYQMGFDVSGLDASQDMVAAARQRFRNRAELYHGNGELLPFAENEFDYAFLWSVLEFTADPAAMLQEAARVAEKGILIGFLNKNSLYYAMNVRGSKSTLDRGSWHTWCEMQDLIKESTGFRPTLARSVLPGPLTTWKQTGLGKRLNCCLCPPFVGAFCAVRVDFVNMKPLNPLFAWKQAPEMG; this is encoded by the coding sequence ATGGAATGGAACCCGGAAAAATATGAGCAGTGGTTTGACACGCCGCAGGGCCAGTTTGCCCTCGAAAGAGAGGTACAACTGTTGCAATCTGTCGTGGCGGGGTGGCCGCGGCGTGGGCGAAAACTTCTCGAAATCGGATGTGGAACCGGTCTTTTTCTGGAGATGCTCTATCAGATGGGGTTTGATGTCAGTGGTCTTGATGCTAGTCAGGATATGGTCGCGGCAGCCCGTCAACGGTTTCGGAATCGGGCGGAGTTGTACCATGGCAATGGCGAATTGCTCCCCTTTGCAGAAAACGAGTTTGATTATGCCTTTCTCTGGTCTGTGCTCGAATTTACCGCTGACCCTGCCGCCATGCTCCAGGAAGCTGCCCGCGTGGCTGAAAAAGGGATTCTCATAGGCTTCCTCAACAAAAATTCGCTTTATTATGCCATGAATGTGCGTGGCTCCAAGAGTACCTTGGACCGGGGATCATGGCATACGTGGTGCGAAATGCAGGATTTGATCAAGGAATCCACCGGGTTTCGACCCACTCTGGCACGCTCTGTCTTACCCGGTCCTCTTACGACATGGAAACAGACTGGCTTGGGGAAACGCCTGAATTGTTGCCTCTGCCCTCCGTTTGTGGGGGCGTTTTGTGCGGTTCGGGTGGATTTTGTGAACATGAAACCCCTCAATCCCCTTTTTGCCTGGAAGCAAGCGCCGGAAATGGGGTAG
- a CDS encoding sigma-54-dependent transcriptional regulator encodes MSGQILIIDDEEGIRFSLRGILEDEGHEVVEAESGEEGLELLGTDIPDMVFLDIWLPGMDGLEVLGTISEQYKGLPVIMISGHGTIETAVKALKKGAFDFIEKPLSLEKVVVTSRNALEFSRLRQENLALKTRIDSEQPVSLTGRSRAIVDLNNVISRVAPTDSWVLITGENGTGKEIVARSIHNLSGRSEKPLVAVNCAAIPEELIESELFGHEKGAFTGAEKAQAGKFELADGGILFLDEIGDMSLKTQAKILRILQEQSFEHVGGRKTIKVDVRVIAATNKNLLNEIEAGNFREDLYYRLKVFPLELPPLRERNEDVPLLIKDFMESLMRQHGFKPIAFDDAATEILRNYPWPGNVRELKNFVERMFIMYAGETVSPDRLPPEFQGAAPTASRDREVSESRETVVEMDFEALIAEGPNDLKKARADFEARFLEAKLRDCDGNISQLAKAVGLERSSLYRKLKAYKIQID; translated from the coding sequence ATGAGCGGACAAATCCTGATTATAGATGACGAAGAAGGCATTCGGTTTTCCCTGCGGGGTATTCTTGAAGATGAAGGGCATGAAGTCGTGGAGGCCGAGTCCGGCGAAGAAGGACTGGAGCTTCTGGGGACAGATATCCCGGATATGGTTTTTCTTGATATCTGGTTGCCCGGTATGGACGGGTTGGAAGTTCTCGGGACTATATCGGAACAGTACAAGGGGCTTCCGGTAATCATGATCTCCGGTCATGGGACCATTGAAACAGCGGTCAAGGCACTCAAGAAGGGAGCCTTTGATTTTATCGAAAAACCGCTCTCTTTAGAGAAAGTGGTCGTGACAAGTCGAAATGCCCTGGAATTTTCACGGCTACGTCAGGAAAATCTTGCACTTAAAACGCGGATTGATTCCGAGCAGCCTGTTAGTCTGACAGGGCGGTCCCGCGCTATTGTCGATCTCAATAACGTGATTTCCCGAGTGGCCCCCACTGATTCCTGGGTGCTCATCACCGGGGAGAATGGAACGGGAAAGGAAATCGTGGCGCGTTCCATTCACAATCTGTCCGGGCGGAGTGAGAAGCCGCTGGTCGCGGTCAATTGTGCGGCTATCCCTGAAGAATTGATTGAAAGTGAATTGTTCGGCCATGAAAAAGGAGCGTTTACCGGCGCGGAAAAGGCACAGGCAGGTAAATTCGAATTGGCTGACGGCGGTATTCTCTTTCTCGATGAAATTGGTGACATGAGTCTGAAAACACAAGCAAAGATCTTGCGGATTCTTCAGGAGCAGAGTTTCGAACATGTTGGCGGGAGGAAAACTATCAAGGTTGATGTCCGGGTCATCGCAGCGACCAACAAGAATCTTTTGAACGAGATAGAGGCGGGTAACTTTCGTGAAGATCTTTATTACCGGCTCAAGGTCTTTCCCCTTGAATTGCCACCTCTTCGAGAGCGTAACGAGGATGTTCCACTCCTGATTAAGGATTTCATGGAATCGCTCATGCGGCAGCATGGGTTCAAGCCCATAGCCTTTGATGACGCAGCCACCGAGATTCTCAGAAATTATCCGTGGCCAGGCAATGTTCGCGAGCTCAAGAACTTTGTCGAACGCATGTTTATCATGTACGCTGGAGAGACGGTTTCGCCGGATCGTCTGCCACCGGAATTTCAGGGTGCTGCACCGACAGCTTCCAGAGATAGGGAGGTGTCGGAGAGCAGGGAGACGGTGGTGGAAATGGACTTTGAAGCGCTTATTGCCGAAGGACCAAATGACTTGAAGAAGGCTCGTGCTGATTTTGAGGCACGGTTTCTGGAAGCGAAATTGCGGGATTGCGATGGGAATATTTCACAACTCGCCAAGGCTGTGGGGTTGGAGCGCAGTTCCTTGTACCGTAAACTCAAGGCGTACAAAATCCAGATAGACTAG
- a CDS encoding sensor histidine kinase, whose product MTPDPIRISSSSHREKRRRKWEYILALVFLVILLSLTWAELKYLSGDYYLILNLLILNVVLLLAMLFYVARNAVRLMLERRRRVLGSKLRTRLVLAFISLSLIPTALIYLVSVKFVQTSVDYWFKGQVEESMEQALELGRAFYGSAQDRLERRGSNMIGEIVQSKFAWGGKGMDNYLKKKFSEYDLSLVGVITPEGNEQNTHATQQWEQAWPEIKEKIDWQSLKTDPRSWTTIIPKPGSDLVLGVSPVDEGRTGYLVIGETVGEGLLHRLDQIVRGLDEYKKLKDRKYPWKMNLYLTLGIMAMLIILGAIWFGFRLAKELSAPVQALAMGTERIGRGDLSVRLEDRSDDELGFLVQSFNRMAEDLEQSQESVQQANERLAQQNQELERRGRYIEAVLNNITSGVISMDAEGRIGTVNTAAEDILGVPGVLLIGKKPSDLLSGEFADMMSQALTQVSANPGALWQRQLDLPVRDRAIKVLINVVSLQIVGGREAGHVAVFEDITELEKIQRLAAWREVARRIAHEIKNPLTPIKLSAQRLQRKYGDGIGEAVFDDCTGLIVKQVERLQNMVTEFSAYAKLPEVQPRPDQIGPILTEVTGMFENTHREIGWDLEFLTPIEKFPFDREAIRKVLINLLTNAAEALKDVYDAQVMITAFHDRAAGLVSITVADNGSGLPKDSSRLFEPYYTEKKGGTGLGLTIVRSIISDHRGQVRAKPNSPHGTVFMIELPDS is encoded by the coding sequence ATGACCCCTGATCCCATTCGCATTTCTTCCAGTTCCCATAGGGAGAAACGTCGGCGCAAGTGGGAATATATCCTCGCGCTGGTCTTTCTTGTTATCCTGCTCAGTCTGACCTGGGCCGAACTCAAATATCTGAGCGGTGATTATTATCTCATTCTCAACCTGCTCATTCTCAATGTTGTCCTGCTGCTGGCCATGCTTTTTTATGTGGCGCGCAATGCGGTCCGGCTCATGTTGGAACGCCGTCGGCGGGTACTTGGCTCCAAGCTCAGAACACGGCTGGTCCTTGCTTTTATATCTCTGTCGCTTATCCCCACGGCTCTCATCTATCTGGTTTCGGTCAAGTTCGTTCAGACCTCGGTGGACTATTGGTTCAAGGGACAGGTCGAAGAATCCATGGAGCAGGCCCTGGAACTGGGGCGTGCTTTTTACGGTTCGGCACAGGATAGGCTCGAGCGTCGTGGATCAAACATGATCGGTGAGATCGTCCAGTCCAAGTTTGCCTGGGGTGGCAAGGGCATGGATAATTATCTCAAGAAGAAATTCAGCGAATATGATCTGAGTCTGGTCGGTGTCATCACTCCTGAAGGGAATGAACAGAATACCCACGCCACGCAACAGTGGGAGCAAGCCTGGCCGGAAATCAAGGAAAAGATAGATTGGCAGTCTCTCAAGACTGATCCCCGTTCCTGGACTACCATCATTCCCAAGCCGGGGAGTGACCTCGTACTCGGTGTCTCACCCGTTGATGAAGGGAGAACCGGGTATCTCGTCATTGGTGAAACCGTAGGTGAGGGGTTGCTTCATCGGCTTGACCAGATCGTGCGCGGCCTTGATGAGTATAAAAAACTCAAGGACCGGAAGTACCCGTGGAAGATGAACCTGTACCTGACGCTCGGGATCATGGCCATGCTCATCATTCTCGGGGCAATCTGGTTCGGCTTTCGGCTGGCCAAGGAGTTGTCCGCTCCGGTCCAGGCGCTCGCCATGGGAACAGAACGAATCGGGCGGGGTGATCTTTCCGTGCGTCTGGAGGATAGGTCTGATGATGAACTCGGTTTTTTGGTCCAGTCCTTCAACCGTATGGCCGAGGATTTGGAACAAAGCCAGGAATCCGTTCAGCAGGCCAATGAACGGCTTGCGCAGCAGAATCAGGAGTTGGAGCGGCGCGGTCGTTATATTGAAGCGGTGCTGAACAATATCACATCCGGCGTGATCTCCATGGATGCCGAAGGTCGCATCGGAACGGTGAATACCGCAGCCGAAGATATCCTTGGTGTGCCGGGGGTGCTGCTTATCGGCAAGAAGCCATCCGACCTGCTTTCCGGAGAGTTTGCCGACATGATGAGCCAGGCGTTGACCCAGGTTTCGGCGAATCCGGGAGCCTTGTGGCAGCGGCAACTCGATCTGCCTGTTCGTGACCGGGCTATCAAGGTCTTGATCAATGTGGTCTCGCTCCAGATCGTGGGTGGACGTGAGGCCGGACATGTGGCTGTTTTCGAGGATATTACCGAGCTGGAAAAGATCCAGCGTCTTGCGGCCTGGCGTGAAGTTGCCCGTCGTATCGCCCATGAGATCAAAAACCCGCTCACGCCTATCAAACTTTCGGCCCAGCGTCTCCAACGCAAGTACGGGGATGGAATAGGTGAAGCGGTTTTCGATGATTGCACAGGACTTATTGTCAAGCAGGTGGAGCGGTTGCAGAATATGGTCACCGAGTTCTCGGCCTATGCCAAGTTGCCGGAGGTGCAGCCCCGGCCTGACCAGATCGGCCCCATACTGACAGAGGTCACCGGCATGTTTGAAAATACCCATCGAGAGATCGGGTGGGATCTGGAATTCCTGACACCGATCGAAAAATTCCCCTTTGATCGGGAAGCGATTCGAAAAGTGCTCATCAACCTGCTGACCAATGCGGCTGAAGCACTCAAGGATGTCTATGACGCTCAGGTCATGATCACTGCCTTTCATGATCGTGCTGCCGGGTTGGTTTCCATAACCGTGGCAGATAATGGCTCCGGGTTGCCCAAGGATTCCTCACGCCTCTTCGAACCGTATTATACGGAGAAAAAAGGTGGAACAGGTCTTGGCCTGACTATTGTTCGCTCCATTATTTCCGACCACCGTGGACAGGTGCGTGCCAAGCCGAACTCGCCTCATGGAACGGTCTTCATGATTGAATTGCCGGATTCCTGA
- a CDS encoding THUMP domain-containing class I SAM-dependent RNA methyltransferase, whose product MSIFNTKSSILITCPKGIPEYLEAELKTLGFKETHLLDAGVMVQGTLMDCMRLNLWVRTGHRVLFELKYCTAAGPDELYQQVAAMPWEDYIPKDGYFRVDASIRDTEVNDSRFAGLRVKDAIADRFMKLFNSRPDSGPETKGVCLFLHWRGRQATLYLDTTGDPLPRRGYRKRPHTAPMQETLAAACILASDWPARAAEGEHFIAPMCGAGTLAIEAALMAMNGAPGLLRESFAFMQINGYDEQAWEALINAAEDAENPEIKGRIIATDHDPEAVEAARDNARIAGVGDFIEFGTCDCAETDVPEGPGIVMLNPEYGERLGEEKALEAVYARIGDFFKQECGGKTGYIFTGNSTLAKRVGLRTKSRRIFFNAKIECRLLEYELYAGTRKQKHTES is encoded by the coding sequence ATGTCCATATTCAACACCAAGTCATCCATTCTCATCACCTGCCCCAAAGGGATACCCGAATACCTCGAAGCCGAACTCAAAACCCTCGGTTTCAAGGAAACGCACCTTTTGGATGCCGGAGTCATGGTCCAGGGGACCCTGATGGACTGCATGCGGCTCAACCTCTGGGTTCGTACAGGCCACCGCGTTCTCTTCGAGCTGAAATACTGTACGGCTGCCGGACCTGATGAGCTTTACCAGCAGGTCGCTGCGATGCCATGGGAAGACTATATTCCCAAAGACGGCTATTTCAGGGTTGATGCCTCCATCCGTGATACCGAGGTCAACGACTCCCGTTTTGCGGGCCTGCGCGTCAAGGATGCCATTGCGGATCGATTCATGAAACTGTTCAATTCCCGCCCGGACTCCGGTCCGGAAACAAAAGGGGTCTGCCTCTTCCTGCACTGGCGAGGACGCCAGGCAACGCTGTATCTCGATACCACCGGTGATCCCCTGCCCCGCCGTGGATACCGAAAACGTCCCCATACCGCTCCCATGCAGGAAACATTGGCCGCAGCCTGTATTCTTGCTTCGGATTGGCCTGCCAGAGCCGCCGAGGGAGAGCATTTCATCGCCCCCATGTGCGGAGCCGGAACCCTGGCCATTGAGGCCGCCCTCATGGCCATGAACGGCGCACCCGGCTTACTCCGCGAGTCCTTCGCCTTCATGCAGATCAACGGGTATGATGAACAGGCATGGGAAGCCCTCATCAATGCAGCTGAAGATGCTGAAAACCCTGAGATCAAGGGACGCATCATCGCCACCGACCACGATCCAGAAGCCGTGGAAGCCGCCAGGGACAACGCTCGTATCGCAGGAGTGGGTGATTTCATCGAATTTGGGACATGCGACTGTGCCGAAACAGATGTCCCCGAGGGACCGGGTATCGTTATGCTCAACCCGGAATATGGCGAACGACTCGGCGAGGAGAAGGCATTGGAAGCTGTTTATGCTCGCATAGGAGACTTTTTCAAGCAGGAATGCGGCGGCAAAACCGGATATATCTTTACCGGCAATTCCACCCTTGCCAAACGAGTCGGTCTCAGGACCAAAAGCCGACGTATCTTTTTCAATGCGAAAATCGAATGCCGCCTGCTTGAATACGAGCTTTATGCAGGCACACGCAAACAAAAGCATACGGAATCATGA
- a CDS encoding DEAD/DEAH box helicase translates to MAHQVAHHRLIKGTDSRYAEPRRPWSGAMRGALSLLGIETLYSHQAEAADSVRAGRHVVVATPTASGKTLTYNLPVMEHCMADPEVKALYLFPLKALAQDQLKGFNELAALLPEDRRPNAAIYDGDTTPHFRKKIRNSPPNVILSNPEMVHLSMLPHHAAWAEFLAGLSYIVVDEVHTYRGVMGSHMAMVFRRLLRLCEYYGARPTFIFCSATIGNPVELCHMLTGLDVHPILESGAARGGRHMVFLNPDGSPAQVAIQLLQAALARDLRTIVYCQSRKLTELIAMWATERSGRFKSRISAYRAGFLPEERREIETRMADGDLLAVISTSALELGIDIGGLDVCIMVGYPGSVMATQQRGGRVGRSQQESVVALVAQEDALDQYFMRNPEDFFARPPESAMLNPYNPVVMDRHLICAAVELTMRRGETFLREDAVAQRVEELVAHGHLYEVVDDQPGHPAEIVSHRKRPHRDVDLRGAGQSLHIEDNTGGAGGKAPVIGTIDEHRAFREAHPGAVYLHRGATYVVDDLDLGAKAVRTHRQRVGYYTKPRGNKNTEILEVLGQKACFGTRVYFGRVKVTDQITGYEKRSVRGGKLLGITPLDLPPLVFETESIWFEIGHDVRRRCEEEFMHFMGGIHAFEHAAIGMLPLMVMTDRNDLGGISTPMHPQVEGPAVFIYDGMPGGAGLSRQAYDKADELIQTTLRTIEDCSCELGCPSCVHSPKCGSGNRPIDKRAAQFVLEAILSGDPKTIEPKEIDVNLPGIDLKKPAPARYGVLDIETRYSAEDVGGWNRADRMGVSVACLYDSDGETMHDYEQDRMDDLVDHLKQFDLVIGFNHVKFDYAVLGGLHPFNFRGLPNLDLLVEVHNRLGYRLKLDNIAQATLDVGKSADGLMALAWWKEGRLDLITEYCRQDVAVTRDVYLYGREHGHIFFTNKAGQKVKLPIDW, encoded by the coding sequence ATGGCGCATCAAGTGGCACATCATCGCCTTATCAAGGGAACTGATTCCCGCTACGCCGAGCCTCGCCGTCCGTGGTCCGGCGCGATGCGGGGGGCACTTTCCCTGCTCGGTATCGAGACGTTGTATTCCCATCAGGCAGAGGCTGCCGACTCTGTTCGGGCCGGACGTCACGTGGTTGTGGCGACGCCCACGGCGAGTGGCAAGACCCTGACCTATAATCTGCCGGTCATGGAACACTGCATGGCCGACCCCGAAGTCAAGGCGCTCTATTTATTTCCCCTCAAGGCGTTGGCTCAGGATCAACTCAAGGGATTCAATGAACTGGCGGCCCTGCTGCCCGAAGACCGTCGGCCGAATGCAGCTATCTATGACGGTGATACCACACCGCATTTTCGTAAGAAAATCCGAAACTCGCCACCCAATGTGATTCTTTCCAACCCGGAGATGGTGCATCTCTCCATGTTACCCCATCACGCAGCGTGGGCGGAATTTCTGGCCGGGCTGAGTTATATCGTCGTGGATGAGGTTCATACGTATCGAGGTGTCATGGGGTCGCACATGGCCATGGTTTTCCGGCGGTTGCTCCGGCTGTGCGAATATTACGGAGCGCGTCCGACATTTATTTTCTGTTCGGCCACCATCGGCAATCCGGTGGAGTTATGCCATATGCTGACAGGTCTTGATGTCCATCCCATTCTCGAATCCGGGGCTGCCCGTGGTGGGCGGCACATGGTTTTCCTGAATCCGGATGGGTCTCCTGCCCAAGTGGCTATTCAGCTTCTTCAGGCGGCGCTGGCCCGTGATCTGCGAACCATTGTCTATTGCCAGTCGCGCAAGCTGACCGAGCTTATCGCCATGTGGGCCACGGAACGTAGCGGGCGATTTAAGAGCCGGATATCCGCGTATCGGGCCGGATTTCTTCCTGAAGAACGGCGCGAGATCGAGACGCGCATGGCTGACGGCGATCTGTTGGCGGTCATCTCCACATCGGCTCTGGAATTGGGGATCGATATCGGTGGGCTGGATGTCTGCATCATGGTCGGCTATCCGGGATCGGTCATGGCGACACAGCAACGGGGCGGGCGAGTTGGTCGGAGTCAGCAGGAATCCGTGGTCGCACTCGTGGCTCAAGAAGATGCTCTGGACCAATATTTCATGCGCAACCCCGAGGACTTTTTTGCTCGTCCTCCTGAATCGGCCATGCTCAATCCATACAATCCGGTGGTCATGGATCGGCATCTCATCTGCGCCGCTGTGGAACTGACCATGCGGCGCGGTGAAACCTTCCTCCGGGAAGACGCCGTGGCGCAAAGGGTGGAAGAGTTGGTAGCTCACGGGCATCTTTATGAAGTGGTCGATGACCAGCCGGGGCACCCTGCGGAGATCGTTTCTCATCGCAAGCGGCCTCATCGGGATGTGGACCTGCGCGGAGCTGGTCAATCTCTGCACATCGAGGACAATACCGGCGGTGCCGGGGGCAAGGCTCCGGTCATTGGGACCATCGATGAACATCGAGCTTTCCGGGAGGCGCATCCCGGTGCGGTCTATCTGCATCGAGGTGCCACGTATGTGGTGGATGATCTCGACCTCGGAGCTAAGGCGGTACGCACTCATCGGCAACGCGTGGGGTATTATACGAAACCGCGTGGCAACAAGAATACTGAAATTCTCGAAGTACTCGGACAGAAGGCATGTTTCGGCACCCGAGTCTATTTTGGCAGGGTCAAGGTGACCGATCAGATCACCGGATATGAAAAACGGTCGGTGCGTGGTGGGAAGTTGTTGGGAATTACTCCTCTGGACCTGCCTCCTCTGGTGTTCGAAACCGAGTCCATCTGGTTTGAGATAGGGCACGATGTTCGCCGTCGTTGTGAAGAGGAATTCATGCATTTCATGGGTGGGATTCATGCTTTTGAACATGCGGCCATCGGCATGCTTCCCCTGATGGTCATGACTGATCGCAATGATCTCGGTGGTATTTCCACCCCCATGCATCCGCAGGTGGAAGGTCCGGCGGTTTTCATTTATGATGGGATGCCAGGCGGGGCGGGCTTGTCCCGACAGGCCTATGACAAGGCTGACGAATTGATACAGACGACCCTGCGAACCATCGAGGACTGTTCATGCGAGCTGGGTTGCCCGTCCTGTGTCCACTCGCCAAAGTGTGGTTCCGGTAACCGGCCCATCGATAAACGCGCCGCTCAATTCGTTTTGGAAGCGATCCTGTCCGGTGACCCAAAAACGATAGAACCCAAGGAGATTGACGTGAATCTTCCCGGTATTGACCTCAAGAAGCCTGCCCCGGCCCGCTACGGTGTCCTTGATATTGAAACCCGCTACTCGGCCGAAGATGTAGGGGGATGGAACCGGGCTGATCGCATGGGGGTCTCCGTTGCCTGTCTGTATGACTCCGATGGGGAAACCATGCATGATTATGAACAGGACAGGATGGATGATCTTGTTGACCATCTCAAGCAGTTTGACCTTGTCATCGGGTTCAATCATGTCAAATTCGACTATGCCGTGCTTGGCGGTCTGCATCCGTTCAATTTTCGCGGGCTGCCCAATCTCGACCTGTTGGTAGAGGTCCATAATCGCTTGGGCTATCGGCTCAAGTTGGACAATATAGCCCAAGCCACTCTTGATGTGGGGAAATCCGCCGACGGGTTGATGGCTTTGGCCTGGTGGAAGGAAGGACGACTGGATTTGATCACTGAGTACTGCCGCCAGGATGTGGCAGTGACGCGGGATGTTTACCTCTACGGCCGTGAGCATGGCCATATCTTTTTCACGAACAAGGCCGGTCAAAAAGTGAAACTTCCCATTGACTGGTAA
- a CDS encoding response regulator codes for MTTHTTNAPEGASPPHILVVDDSHSVRYALEKHLMEAGFSVTLAVNGEDALSKAVDGSFDLVITDIDMPKMDGYELCKRLKNEFKTSHIPIIVLSSRDSDDHVEEGFRVGADAYLAKGGNIEDNIVRIKDILNAKSFLTGSRILVVDDSASVRLFLESGLKEEGFIVETATNGREALERLPDFDPNLVITDLMMPEMDGAELCRAIKQSEVHNSVPVVIMSSLSDKPLMRRLMREGAATFLIKPFSVAQLSIVIEEIFSSNFRLLLEEKERLRMEHQLTLAAIASLVQALEARDSLTRGHSERVACIAMELGKEMGFSSSQVERLKLTGQLHDLGKIGVRDNVLLKKDSLDDGEFEHIKGHSSVVTNILRPIKSLHDILEVTQSHHERWDGNGYPEGLKGEEIPLKARIIAVADVFEAVTSERPYRDSMPSRVAYDIILEERGKQLCPTCVDAFLRWYEKTGGILKTHETSESDSTQS; via the coding sequence ATGACTACCCACACCACGAATGCACCGGAAGGTGCTTCACCCCCTCATATTCTCGTTGTCGATGACTCCCACTCCGTTCGCTATGCCTTGGAAAAACACCTGATGGAAGCAGGATTCTCCGTCACTCTGGCGGTGAATGGCGAAGACGCCTTGAGCAAGGCGGTCGATGGAAGCTTTGACCTCGTCATCACCGACATCGACATGCCAAAAATGGATGGATATGAGCTGTGCAAAAGGCTTAAGAACGAATTCAAGACCTCCCATATTCCGATTATTGTCCTGTCGTCGCGGGACAGTGACGACCACGTTGAAGAGGGATTTCGGGTCGGTGCAGATGCCTATCTCGCCAAGGGCGGCAATATTGAAGACAACATCGTCCGCATCAAGGATATCCTCAACGCCAAAAGCTTTCTGACCGGCAGTCGGATTCTCGTGGTTGACGATTCTGCCAGTGTGCGCCTTTTCCTGGAGTCCGGTCTCAAGGAAGAGGGCTTCATTGTGGAAACAGCCACCAACGGCCGGGAAGCGCTTGAACGACTCCCCGACTTTGACCCGAATCTGGTGATTACTGATCTGATGATGCCTGAAATGGACGGCGCAGAGCTTTGCCGGGCGATCAAACAATCCGAGGTCCACAATTCGGTCCCGGTGGTGATCATGTCCTCCCTGAGTGACAAGCCCCTCATGCGACGCCTTATGCGCGAAGGGGCGGCTACGTTTCTGATCAAACCATTCTCCGTTGCTCAACTCTCCATTGTCATCGAAGAAATATTCTCCTCCAATTTCCGCCTTCTCCTGGAAGAAAAAGAACGTCTGCGGATGGAACATCAATTGACCCTGGCGGCCATTGCCAGCCTGGTCCAGGCACTTGAAGCCCGCGACAGTCTGACTCGCGGTCACTCCGAAAGAGTCGCATGTATCGCCATGGAGCTGGGCAAGGAAATGGGGTTCTCGTCGAGCCAGGTCGAACGACTGAAGCTGACAGGGCAACTCCACGATCTCGGGAAAATCGGTGTGCGCGACAATGTCCTTCTCAAAAAAGACAGCCTTGACGACGGAGAATTCGAGCATATCAAGGGTCATTCCAGCGTTGTGACCAACATTCTTCGCCCCATCAAGAGTCTGCACGACATTCTGGAAGTCACACAGTCCCACCATGAGCGATGGGACGGCAACGGCTATCCCGAAGGACTGAAAGGTGAAGAGATACCGCTTAAGGCCCGAATCATAGCAGTTGCCGATGTCTTTGAGGCCGTGACCTCGGAACGTCCATACCGCGATTCCATGCCCAGCCGTGTCGCGTATGACATTATCCTCGAAGAACGCGGTAAGCAACTCTGCCCGACGTGTGTAGATGCTTTTCTTCGCTGGTATGAGAAGACTGGAGGCATACTCAAGACGCACGAGACCTCCGAAAGCGACTCCACGCAAAGCTAA